In Pseudoalteromonas shioyasakiensis, one DNA window encodes the following:
- the iadA gene encoding beta-aspartyl-peptidase, translated as MLTLIKGADVFAPSPLGIQDVLIAGGKIVDIQPEITIDTYQEITTVDGTHCILAPGFVDSLVHITGGGGEAGFASRTPEMNLTDATLHGTTTVIAALGTDSSSRTHSNLIAKAKELKELGLNVFCHSGSYHLPAKTLTGSITSDLMYIDEFIGVGEVAISDHRSSQPTVQQLAELAAEAKVAGMLSGKKGTVSIHVGPVDTHLSLLHEVDKLTDISLAQFYPTHMNRNIDLLNAGVEFCKAGGTIDFTTSTTEYDLAHGEYSAAHALAYCLENKVDPAKLTMSSDGHASLPIFDKSYNLLGLEVGKESTLHGSFVEAVQKFNVSIEHALMAITSNPAQILGINKGVIKQNADADLVLLNKTTLAPTECWSKGVHMVSKGKALIKGAFE; from the coding sequence ATGTTAACACTTATAAAAGGCGCAGACGTTTTCGCCCCCTCACCTTTAGGCATTCAAGATGTTCTTATTGCTGGCGGAAAAATAGTTGATATACAGCCTGAAATCACTATCGATACTTATCAGGAGATTACCACGGTCGATGGCACTCATTGTATTTTGGCCCCGGGGTTTGTAGATTCACTTGTTCATATAACTGGCGGTGGCGGCGAAGCTGGCTTTGCAAGTAGAACACCAGAAATGAACCTGACTGATGCAACACTGCATGGTACAACAACCGTTATAGCAGCCCTTGGCACTGACTCAAGTAGCCGAACTCATAGTAACCTGATTGCTAAAGCAAAAGAGCTAAAAGAGCTTGGGCTCAACGTTTTTTGCCATTCGGGCTCATATCATTTACCTGCGAAAACACTGACAGGCTCAATCACCAGCGACTTAATGTACATAGATGAGTTTATTGGCGTGGGAGAAGTGGCTATATCGGATCATCGTAGTAGCCAACCCACAGTGCAACAGTTGGCCGAACTGGCTGCTGAGGCAAAAGTGGCTGGCATGTTAAGTGGTAAAAAAGGCACTGTCAGCATTCATGTTGGTCCTGTTGATACACATTTATCGTTATTGCATGAGGTTGATAAACTAACCGATATTTCACTGGCACAATTTTACCCAACTCACATGAATCGAAATATCGACTTACTCAATGCTGGGGTAGAGTTTTGTAAAGCCGGTGGCACTATCGATTTTACAACAAGTACAACAGAGTATGACCTTGCGCATGGTGAATACTCTGCCGCACACGCCCTTGCTTATTGCCTTGAGAATAAAGTCGACCCAGCAAAACTAACCATGAGCTCTGATGGCCATGCAAGCCTCCCGATTTTTGACAAAAGCTATAACCTGCTCGGCCTTGAAGTAGGCAAAGAGTCCACATTGCATGGCTCGTTTGTCGAAGCAGTGCAAAAATTTAATGTTTCGATTGAACACGCTTTAATGGCGATTACATCAAACCCTGCACAAATACTGGGTATAAATAAAGGTGTAATTAAGCAAAATGCAGATGCCGATCTTGTGTTACTTAATAAAACAACGCTTGCGCCAACAGAATGTTGGTCAAAGGGTGTTCATATGGTAAGCAAAGGTAAAGCCCTTATTAAAGGCGCCTTTGAATAA
- a CDS encoding hemolysin family protein, which produces MSDLLIIMILILISALFAMSEIAIAASRKIKLRVMVDEGNKKAQAVLSLQEQPGAFFAMIQIALNAIAILGGIVGEQALSPYIEQILGMIYQGPLLSQISFLISFLSITSLFILFADLLPKRLAMIMPEAVAVNVVSIMRWVTFALTPFVVFFNGITNLVLRAFKVPAEREDIVTTEDIVAMMDAGAEYGSLQQQEYELIGNVFDLEARFLSSVMTPRDQIVFFDVKADAQEVATKIIEHPHNHFLVCDGSLDKLIGSVESKDILRKVLKGQTAEIDKELISQDIFYLPETLSLSEALNTFKKAAEPFAVVVNEYALMVGIVTVKDLMKGFMGDLISHQGEELIIQRDNSSWLVDGLTPVVELAKVLEIEEFPEQSHYETVAGFLIYTMKRLPKRAEFINYAGYKFEVVDVEGVKVEQLLVTRISDTV; this is translated from the coding sequence ATGAGTGATTTACTCATTATCATGATTTTAATTTTGATCAGTGCATTGTTTGCAATGAGCGAAATTGCGATTGCGGCATCTCGTAAGATCAAATTACGAGTGATGGTGGACGAGGGTAATAAAAAAGCCCAAGCAGTGCTTAGCTTGCAAGAGCAACCTGGGGCATTTTTTGCCATGATACAAATTGCCTTGAACGCTATTGCCATTTTAGGTGGTATTGTTGGTGAGCAAGCCTTATCTCCTTACATAGAACAAATCTTAGGCATGATTTATCAAGGCCCGTTACTGAGCCAAATCAGCTTTTTAATTTCGTTTTTGAGTATTACCTCTTTGTTTATTCTATTTGCTGATTTATTACCTAAACGGTTAGCCATGATTATGCCAGAGGCGGTTGCGGTAAACGTGGTGTCCATTATGCGCTGGGTGACCTTTGCGCTCACTCCTTTTGTTGTATTCTTTAATGGTATAACTAATTTGGTTTTACGCGCGTTTAAAGTACCCGCTGAACGAGAAGATATTGTCACCACAGAAGACATCGTTGCGATGATGGATGCAGGGGCAGAGTACGGCAGCTTACAGCAACAAGAATATGAGCTAATTGGCAATGTATTTGATTTAGAGGCACGTTTTTTATCGAGTGTGATGACTCCTCGCGATCAAATTGTGTTTTTTGATGTAAAGGCTGATGCTCAAGAAGTTGCAACCAAAATTATTGAGCACCCTCATAATCACTTTTTAGTGTGTGATGGTAGTTTAGATAAATTAATTGGCTCGGTTGAATCAAAAGATATCCTTCGCAAGGTGCTAAAAGGGCAAACCGCTGAAATCGATAAAGAATTAATAAGCCAAGATATTTTTTATCTCCCAGAAACATTGAGTCTTTCAGAGGCGCTAAATACTTTCAAAAAAGCGGCAGAGCCGTTTGCCGTAGTGGTTAATGAGTACGCGCTAATGGTAGGTATAGTTACTGTTAAAGATTTAATGAAAGGGTTTATGGGCGACTTAATTAGCCACCAGGGTGAAGAGTTAATTATTCAACGTGATAATTCATCTTGGTTAGTTGATGGTTTAACACCTGTGGTTGAGCTTGCTAAAGTCCTTGAAATTGAAGAATTCCCTGAACAATCTCATTACGAAACAGTCGCAGGGTTTTTGATCTACACCATGAAACGCCTGCCTAAACGCGCAGAGTTTATAAACTATGCTGGCTATAAGTTTGAGGTTGTCGATGTTGAAGGAGTGAAAGTCGAGCAACTACTTGTTACTCGAATTTCGGATACTGTTTAG
- a CDS encoding TonB-dependent receptor domain-containing protein, translating into MFRQLSIAVAISAVLCPVQTVYAQNDQQSEKIERVEVTGSRIKGVDLEGTIPLTVLDQDAIKRSGANTIHELLKDLSVFKGGSGTFSTSESGGTSTSTPAGQSAASLRGMGPSATLTLINGRRVAPSSFAAGTENFVDVNSIPLAAIERIDILATGASAIYGADAVAGVINYILKDDYQGAEVNTSYTNSFDSHDEAKKQLNLVYGTNIGESNLTVFADIYDRNAFKATDRSYTATPNLVNGYSYLPKLENSPNIYYYSSRDGNELPAPNCKTELVTTEYGEQICAYYANQDDYLETPFESLSTGFMFNSTLGDLDWHTDFFYSQTKSKAYSSPAPINQINDDDGPFIIEDALFIYDNADGSNDLMDQLYIDPFTTQAGREVYGFAFDARFNSPRTVEVETKNFRLVSSLGGYIGDWSWESGVTFSRSKSEQEAIDGIYNRYQFHSAITGELCSDGSLATYDGTQLNCSQGQLMPFYNPFLQGDANNDAVLDLAKANPSRSGESTVYGWDLNFNGDLFTFNELPIYAAFGIEARREELKDIPSLDSQARAENGYLVDVFGFGSSLSEADRTQYAAFVELNMPVTEQLELQLAGRYDHYDDFGGTFNPKVGLSYRPSDSLIIRSSWSTSFRAPSLTQAGVKLRTTQSSFDCGANQAVADLYCMGDGTEVSVNSLELGNQALKAEESEALSIGFAWSPSVNTNLTVDYWHFDHEQVIDTNMTAVLDRAITDASLRHCGLVPQGQQGISYEQQLCEVTDNAGLNIESDGANLSEILTNYISEFDPREDELFLPLFRDHVIPLENTGTQTLAGIDFKFDHRFLFAQGNLTLAFDGTHYLEFERNKPGSDAIEKLIGTYRYSENVGRFSIDWDAESYYINLGANYTSSYEDDIEGMRGREIDELEELGELNDELKRDVDDWLVWDLSAGYFINDALSIRARIDNIFDKEPPKLYGSSRGFDSINHNAYGSRYTLSLSYRF; encoded by the coding sequence ATGTTTCGTCAGTTATCAATTGCTGTAGCAATCAGTGCTGTGCTGTGCCCAGTACAAACTGTGTATGCTCAAAACGACCAACAATCAGAAAAAATTGAACGAGTAGAAGTAACAGGATCACGAATTAAAGGGGTTGATTTAGAAGGAACCATCCCGCTTACCGTGCTTGACCAAGATGCTATCAAGCGCTCAGGAGCGAACACCATTCATGAGTTATTAAAAGATTTATCTGTATTCAAAGGCGGATCAGGTACCTTTTCGACATCTGAAAGCGGTGGTACATCAACCTCAACGCCAGCGGGTCAATCTGCTGCAAGCCTACGTGGTATGGGGCCCTCAGCTACATTAACACTGATTAATGGGCGGCGTGTAGCACCTAGCTCGTTCGCAGCAGGCACTGAAAACTTTGTCGATGTGAACTCAATTCCACTTGCTGCAATCGAGCGCATTGATATTTTAGCCACTGGCGCATCAGCAATTTATGGTGCTGATGCTGTCGCTGGTGTTATTAACTATATTCTCAAAGATGACTATCAAGGAGCTGAAGTAAATACTTCTTACACCAATAGTTTTGACAGTCATGACGAAGCTAAAAAGCAGCTTAACTTAGTCTACGGAACCAATATCGGTGAAAGTAATTTAACGGTATTTGCTGATATATACGACCGCAATGCCTTTAAAGCAACCGACAGAAGTTATACCGCAACACCTAATCTAGTGAATGGTTACTCATATTTACCGAAGCTTGAGAACTCACCAAACATTTATTATTACAGCAGTCGAGATGGCAATGAACTACCAGCGCCAAACTGTAAAACAGAGCTTGTCACGACTGAGTATGGTGAGCAAATTTGTGCTTACTATGCAAACCAAGATGATTACCTAGAAACCCCATTTGAAAGCCTTTCAACTGGCTTTATGTTTAACAGCACCTTAGGTGATTTAGATTGGCATACCGATTTCTTCTATAGCCAAACTAAATCAAAAGCCTATTCATCACCTGCACCAATCAATCAAATAAACGACGATGATGGTCCGTTTATCATAGAAGATGCGCTATTCATTTATGATAACGCTGATGGTAGTAACGACTTAATGGACCAGCTTTATATTGATCCATTTACCACTCAAGCGGGTCGAGAAGTGTATGGCTTTGCATTTGATGCACGTTTTAATTCACCACGTACTGTCGAAGTTGAAACTAAAAACTTTCGCTTAGTCAGTAGCCTAGGCGGTTACATTGGTGATTGGAGTTGGGAGTCAGGGGTAACATTTTCTCGTTCTAAGTCAGAGCAAGAAGCGATTGATGGTATTTACAACCGCTACCAATTTCATTCTGCAATCACTGGTGAATTATGCTCCGACGGATCATTAGCTACATACGATGGAACACAGCTCAATTGTTCGCAAGGTCAGTTAATGCCATTCTACAACCCTTTTTTACAGGGTGATGCTAATAATGATGCAGTGCTTGATCTTGCAAAGGCAAACCCAAGCAGAAGCGGTGAAAGTACAGTATACGGTTGGGATTTAAACTTTAATGGCGATTTATTTACGTTTAATGAGCTACCCATTTATGCTGCATTTGGTATTGAGGCTCGCCGAGAAGAGTTAAAAGATATCCCGTCTTTAGACTCACAAGCGCGTGCTGAAAATGGTTATTTAGTTGATGTTTTTGGTTTTGGCTCGAGCTTATCAGAAGCAGACCGTACGCAATATGCTGCATTTGTAGAATTGAATATGCCAGTTACTGAACAGCTAGAACTGCAACTTGCTGGTCGTTACGATCATTACGATGACTTTGGTGGAACGTTTAACCCTAAAGTGGGTTTAAGCTACCGCCCTTCAGATTCTCTGATCATTAGAAGCTCTTGGTCAACGTCGTTTAGAGCACCGTCATTAACTCAAGCTGGCGTAAAATTACGTACCACACAATCAAGCTTTGATTGCGGCGCAAATCAGGCTGTAGCAGATTTATACTGTATGGGTGATGGTACAGAAGTCAGTGTTAACAGCCTAGAACTTGGTAATCAAGCACTCAAAGCCGAGGAATCTGAAGCACTCAGCATTGGCTTTGCATGGAGCCCATCTGTAAATACCAACCTTACTGTCGATTATTGGCATTTTGATCATGAACAAGTTATCGATACCAACATGACTGCAGTGCTAGATAGAGCAATCACGGATGCTTCTCTTCGTCACTGTGGTTTAGTACCACAAGGCCAACAAGGTATTTCGTACGAACAGCAGCTGTGTGAAGTAACCGATAATGCAGGCCTTAATATCGAGAGTGATGGCGCCAATCTCTCAGAGATCCTAACAAACTATATTAGTGAATTTGACCCGCGAGAAGATGAGCTATTCCTGCCACTATTTAGAGATCATGTTATTCCACTTGAAAATACAGGCACACAAACCTTAGCGGGTATCGACTTTAAGTTCGATCATCGTTTTCTCTTTGCACAAGGTAATTTAACGCTCGCTTTTGATGGTACACACTATTTAGAGTTTGAGAGAAATAAACCAGGTTCAGATGCAATCGAAAAGCTAATCGGCACTTATCGCTACTCTGAAAATGTAGGCAGATTCTCTATCGATTGGGATGCCGAGAGTTATTACATAAATCTAGGTGCCAATTATACCAGTAGCTATGAGGATGATATTGAAGGGATGCGTGGCCGTGAAATAGATGAGTTAGAAGAACTTGGCGAGCTTAATGATGAGTTGAAGCGTGATGTTGATGACTGGCTAGTATGGGATTTATCAGCCGGATATTTTATCAATGATGCATTATCAATCCGTGCTCGTATCGATAATATCTTCGATAAAGAACCGCCTAAACTATATGGTTCAAGCCGAGGTTTTGATTCTATAAACCATAATGCTTATGGCAGTCGCTATACGTTAAGTTTGAGCTATCGCTTTTAG
- a CDS encoding cyanophycinase, giving the protein MNILKEQKTKYQTSAFSLVFGLFFASFGSKVYANDQQQTLVLVGGSLTTCSSMNPKNCLSNKQISGKQNNQFRLNNDALSAIKTNWPSKNKKNRQQTLKVLAQIAREKSGVITKSDILWAWRDLDNKLLNELTDSEYNFVIDSLEVAVLNADSSRQKEQVSTSDNNESAANDILDFVAASLKTTTESPKILAVTASSRDPYESADFYEGVLNFKGVESSWLPLTPALAKAITSKQCDRLDSLRTDSMGVFNRETIYPDRIKAEKALCDKGVDHLVKLIENATGMMFNGGDQSLTRKVLFDEEGKQYPWTQSILQRPLLVGTSAGTAVQSGGENGYGSVPMISNGTSLAAMREGSFAVSPPSERCENECGDKLSADSLTYEKQGGLGSFTYGVLDTHFSERNRTMRLARLLADTGQQHGFGIDETTALVSIRAGETSLMTVIGKSGVVHVKSDAKNSGAISYWPAGSVIDVTKDGFTLAKRTVDNALPSINIPPLPMQRFGTIFSDAKLRSLVQAMCLTQEQQAVAQHDEFLLDLNATENTHYYRVNTSSTGCAVEHLAFKVKTF; this is encoded by the coding sequence ATGAACATCCTTAAGGAGCAAAAGACTAAATATCAAACTTCAGCTTTTTCTTTGGTATTTGGTTTGTTTTTCGCATCATTTGGCAGCAAAGTCTATGCAAATGATCAACAGCAAACGTTGGTTTTAGTCGGTGGATCTTTGACCACGTGCTCAAGTATGAACCCTAAAAACTGTCTTTCTAATAAACAGATTAGTGGTAAACAGAATAATCAATTTCGATTAAATAATGATGCTTTATCTGCAATAAAGACAAATTGGCCAAGCAAGAATAAAAAAAATCGTCAGCAAACGCTCAAGGTATTAGCACAGATTGCACGTGAAAAGTCAGGTGTGATCACTAAAAGTGATATTTTATGGGCATGGCGTGATTTAGATAACAAGTTACTAAACGAACTCACTGATTCAGAATACAACTTTGTCATAGACTCACTCGAAGTTGCTGTATTAAATGCTGATTCTAGCCGTCAAAAAGAGCAGGTTAGTACAAGCGATAATAACGAAAGTGCAGCCAATGATATTTTAGACTTTGTTGCTGCTTCATTAAAAACAACCACCGAATCACCAAAAATTTTAGCGGTTACGGCTTCAAGCAGAGACCCATATGAATCAGCTGACTTTTATGAAGGGGTATTAAACTTTAAGGGCGTAGAATCAAGCTGGTTACCGCTAACACCCGCCTTAGCAAAAGCGATTACCAGTAAGCAATGTGACAGGTTGGATTCTTTACGCACTGACTCTATGGGCGTTTTTAATCGTGAGACAATTTACCCTGATCGAATTAAGGCCGAAAAAGCGCTTTGTGATAAAGGGGTCGATCATTTAGTTAAACTGATTGAAAACGCGACGGGGATGATGTTTAACGGTGGCGATCAGAGTTTAACCAGAAAAGTACTTTTTGATGAAGAGGGTAAGCAATACCCATGGACTCAATCAATTTTACAAAGACCATTACTTGTAGGTACAAGCGCAGGTACCGCGGTGCAAAGTGGTGGTGAAAATGGCTATGGCTCAGTGCCGATGATTTCAAATGGCACAAGTTTAGCGGCAATGAGAGAAGGCTCGTTTGCTGTGTCTCCACCTAGTGAGCGCTGTGAAAATGAATGCGGAGATAAGCTTTCGGCTGATAGCCTTACCTATGAAAAACAAGGAGGACTTGGCAGCTTTACTTACGGTGTTCTTGATACACACTTTAGCGAGCGTAACAGAACAATGCGTTTGGCAAGATTACTGGCAGATACAGGGCAACAGCATGGCTTTGGCATTGATGAGACCACAGCGCTTGTATCAATTCGAGCAGGTGAAACCTCACTAATGACGGTGATTGGTAAAAGCGGTGTTGTGCATGTTAAATCTGACGCTAAAAACAGCGGAGCAATCAGTTATTGGCCTGCAGGTTCGGTTATTGATGTAACAAAGGATGGTTTTACTCTAGCTAAACGAACTGTTGATAATGCACTCCCTAGTATTAACATTCCGCCACTGCCGATGCAGCGTTTCGGCACCATTTTTTCAGATGCTAAATTACGCTCGCTTGTACAGGCTATGTGCCTAACCCAAGAGCAACAAGCAGTCGCTCAGCATGATGAGTTTTTACTGGATTTAAATGCCACTGAAAACACTCATTATTATCGTGTAAACACAAGTAGTACAGGCTGTGCGGTAGAACACTTAGCCTTTAAAGTTAAAACCTTTTAA
- the yfcC gene encoding putative basic amino acid antiporter YfcC, translating into MKNKQFAMPDASIILLCVAVIAYFASLFITPGVFNAEKDSHSVELSQYQTVSDHTPPALFAEGGEIGLANVLFEGLVSGDKYGAAIGVMAFILITGGAFGIILKTGAINNGIMALINKTQHIEWVFIPLLFVLFSLGGAVFGMGEEAIAFCIVLFPIMKQLGYDAKVTVLTTYVATQIGFATSWMNPFSIAIAQSIAEIPVFSGAGFRMVAWFVFTSFGLVFTIRYANSIRATKQHSNQHKDSTISLDNADKLILMTFIAGIVWVIWGVMARQYYIPELAAQFFCLGIACAVIASLFKKQTANESANAFKEGAQELLPAALLVALAKGVILILGGSDLTSPSTLNTLLYYSATSISVVPDYIAAWGMLLFQSVFNFFVSAGSGQAAITMPLMSPLGDLLNISRQIVVLAFQLGDGLTNIFIPTSASLIGCLGIVKLDWSEWARFIWRFTLALFGLASGFIFLAHFINYQ; encoded by the coding sequence ATGAAAAACAAACAGTTTGCGATGCCTGATGCCAGCATCATTTTGTTGTGCGTCGCCGTTATCGCCTATTTTGCCAGTTTATTTATCACCCCCGGTGTCTTTAATGCCGAAAAAGACAGTCATAGTGTTGAGTTATCTCAATATCAAACAGTTTCTGACCATACCCCGCCAGCGCTTTTTGCAGAAGGTGGCGAAATTGGCCTAGCTAATGTCTTATTTGAAGGGTTAGTGTCTGGTGATAAGTATGGCGCAGCGATTGGTGTAATGGCGTTTATTTTAATCACTGGCGGCGCGTTTGGGATTATCTTAAAAACCGGTGCGATAAATAACGGCATAATGGCACTGATCAATAAAACACAACATATTGAGTGGGTATTCATTCCTTTATTGTTCGTGCTTTTCTCTTTAGGTGGTGCGGTTTTCGGCATGGGTGAAGAAGCTATCGCCTTTTGTATTGTATTATTCCCGATTATGAAGCAACTTGGCTATGACGCAAAAGTAACGGTATTAACAACCTATGTTGCTACACAAATTGGCTTTGCCACCTCATGGATGAACCCATTTAGCATTGCCATAGCTCAATCAATTGCTGAAATTCCCGTTTTTTCTGGCGCAGGGTTCAGAATGGTTGCTTGGTTTGTTTTTACTTCATTTGGTCTTGTATTCACCATTCGCTATGCCAATTCTATCAGAGCAACTAAACAACACTCTAACCAACACAAAGACAGCACAATAAGTTTAGATAATGCAGATAAACTAATCTTAATGACTTTTATTGCTGGCATTGTTTGGGTTATTTGGGGTGTGATGGCTAGGCAATATTATATTCCTGAATTAGCAGCGCAATTCTTTTGCCTAGGTATTGCTTGTGCTGTAATTGCCAGCCTATTCAAAAAACAAACTGCCAATGAAAGCGCAAATGCATTTAAAGAAGGTGCCCAAGAGCTCCTACCTGCAGCGCTTTTAGTGGCACTTGCTAAAGGGGTTATTTTAATACTTGGCGGTAGCGACTTAACATCGCCTTCAACTTTAAATACTTTGCTGTACTATAGCGCCACCAGCATCTCAGTTGTGCCCGATTATATTGCAGCTTGGGGCATGCTATTATTTCAAAGTGTCTTTAACTTCTTTGTTTCGGCAGGCTCTGGACAAGCAGCCATAACAATGCCGCTAATGTCACCGCTCGGTGATTTGTTAAATATCTCACGTCAAATTGTGGTGTTGGCATTTCAGTTGGGTGATGGTTTAACGAATATTTTTATTCCTACTTCTGCTAGTCTCATTGGCTGTTTAGGGATTGTTAAATTAGATTGGAGTGAATGGGCACGTTTTATTTGGCGCTTCACTTTAGCTTTGTTTGGCCTTGCCAGTGGCTTTATTTTCCTCGCACACTTTATTAACTATCAGTAA
- a CDS encoding substrate-binding periplasmic protein: MRTILTLSLLLFLQPCFAAITVVTENFPNFQYLDENGVLTGTVVDKVKSGLEKSGVDYKLSVNSWSISYNAALRDSNTCIFSMARLPAREDKFTWIAQIGGFSASFYSFKSEQLKIASIDEAKKYRIAVLKNNYSHIYLKENGFDERNQLILLDSFDNIYDVLKSRRSSIDLVILSDEQFKYERDNDNTLENLKPILKLPVGTPQLFFACNKNINPVTLEKLNKGFAAND; the protein is encoded by the coding sequence ATGCGCACAATTCTAACCCTGTCATTGCTGCTTTTTCTGCAACCTTGTTTTGCAGCGATCACTGTGGTGACCGAAAATTTCCCTAATTTTCAATACCTAGATGAAAATGGCGTATTAACTGGCACTGTGGTTGATAAAGTTAAATCAGGTTTAGAAAAAAGTGGCGTGGATTATAAGCTGTCAGTAAATTCTTGGTCAATTTCGTATAATGCTGCATTGCGTGATAGCAATACCTGCATCTTTTCTATGGCAAGGCTTCCGGCACGTGAAGATAAATTTACTTGGATAGCGCAAATAGGTGGTTTTTCGGCGTCGTTCTATTCGTTTAAATCTGAGCAATTAAAAATAGCGAGCATAGACGAAGCTAAAAAGTACCGAATTGCAGTATTAAAAAATAACTATTCACATATTTACTTAAAAGAAAACGGCTTTGATGAACGTAATCAGCTGATCTTACTTGATAGTTTTGACAACATTTATGATGTACTTAAAAGCAGACGCTCAAGTATCGATTTAGTTATCCTCAGCGATGAACAATTTAAATATGAGCGCGATAATGACAATACCCTTGAGAATTTAAAACCGATATTAAAACTGCCCGTTGGCACACCTCAGTTATTCTTTGCCTGCAATAAAAATATCAATCCTGTGACTCTTGAAAAATTAAATAAAGGCTTTGCTGCTAACGATTAA
- a CDS encoding arginase family protein — MSNTQKAFHEKLSQCLCPPGDGVFTVNTAKERKDALRTKLYGQTDNVDVLWKESLETLAESEHKAVILGISSDCGGGILRGANWGPLFLRSTLIDQQPQARAFDLGDVRVIPHLLHDKYLNDATITNCQKALYADEDSEYHVSPLSITEDVCDGFYANYPDKGIFGIGGDHSISYPLTKAYLKAKRDAGKRTAIIHFDAHTDLLVERLGIDLCFGSWCTHILEYLPAPRNLIQFGIRSSGKPKQHWEDTFGVKQHWAHEIIERGAKAVAEEVIAQLKADNVDELYVSFDIDALDESFASATGTPEAGGLTPQHALDILVALADEFPITGADMMEIAPFTDSSLIGQTSSETTLREGAKISAFLINAMNK; from the coding sequence ATGAGTAACACACAAAAAGCATTCCACGAAAAACTAAGTCAGTGTCTTTGTCCTCCTGGCGATGGCGTATTTACAGTTAATACAGCAAAAGAACGTAAAGATGCGCTGCGTACAAAATTATACGGCCAAACAGACAATGTTGATGTGCTTTGGAAAGAGTCACTTGAAACACTGGCAGAGTCTGAGCACAAAGCGGTAATTTTAGGTATTAGCTCTGATTGTGGCGGTGGTATTTTGCGTGGAGCAAACTGGGGCCCATTATTTTTACGCTCTACCTTGATTGATCAACAACCACAAGCACGTGCTTTTGATTTAGGCGATGTTCGTGTGATCCCACATTTATTACATGATAAATATCTTAACGATGCGACCATTACAAACTGCCAAAAGGCGTTATATGCTGATGAAGACAGCGAATACCATGTGTCGCCTTTGTCTATCACTGAAGATGTCTGTGATGGTTTTTATGCTAACTACCCTGATAAGGGGATTTTTGGTATCGGTGGCGACCATTCAATTAGTTACCCGCTGACTAAAGCTTACTTAAAAGCAAAGCGTGATGCAGGTAAACGCACTGCAATCATCCATTTTGATGCTCATACAGACTTACTAGTTGAACGTTTAGGTATCGATTTATGCTTTGGTTCGTGGTGTACACATATTCTTGAGTACTTACCAGCTCCACGTAACTTAATTCAATTTGGTATTCGCTCTAGTGGAAAGCCTAAGCAACACTGGGAAGACACGTTTGGTGTTAAACAACATTGGGCACACGAAATCATCGAACGTGGCGCTAAAGCTGTTGCCGAAGAGGTTATTGCGCAGCTAAAAGCAGATAATGTTGATGAGCTTTATGTGAGCTTTGATATTGATGCACTTGATGAAAGCTTTGCTTCAGCGACAGGAACACCAGAAGCAGGTGGTTTAACACCTCAGCATGCATTAGACATTCTAGTTGCATTAGCTGATGAATTCCCAATTACTGGTGCTGACATGATGGAAATTGCGCCATTTACCGACAGCTCATTAATCGGTCAGACAAGTTCTGAAACAACACTAAGAGAAGGCGCTAAAATCTCAGCGTTTTTAATTAATGCAATGAATAAGTAA